In Flavobacterium lacustre, a genomic segment contains:
- a CDS encoding nitric oxide reductase activation protein NorD has translation MGFEIDEYIVGKFFKHLKKSKKVNPDILARTVTLIEIKPRLTILARALTGKPIEIFPAEREGGYKNNNFFLPISFAELPTKAENHTFYLFRILFLSVQQRLNLNWTFEEKEQPLLVSQQKALESSSQILNILFKEFAIDEQFYNDAKRHFIQKATEKKVPDFSWLYGKWMQNELEQNTETILENFSDKVKKVNENQPLTTLKSSAVEEVKTVELDKKQQEDYVLLHNFEKVETAEEFNGTWRDFDGSDELEEHQEALEELNMKFTVRVDDTAHSVYQADFIENTSISESAEVDAKGFHLTYDEWDSSKRIYKQNFCKVYPKLQQKIDPNYYRNTITKNASTLLGLRKMLTNVNNKMQQQKRQTQGDEFDIDAITDLYVDVHSQRTPSEKIYISNRKKEKDLSILILLDISLSSDGYAAGNRVIDVEKEVSILFGEILNEFNIDFSIDSFYSKTRNFSTYLTVKDFDENWNIAKHKIGAVEPNGYTRIGAALRHAGARLDKRNTKNKWVIVISDGKPNDYDKYEGKYGINDVKQALRELNARNINSYALAIEAEAKYYLPQMFGQNHYQILTTPVELLQSLVRLYEKIKHQK, from the coding sequence ATGGGTTTTGAAATAGATGAATATATAGTCGGGAAATTCTTTAAACACTTAAAAAAAAGTAAAAAAGTAAATCCTGATATCCTTGCCAGAACGGTTACGCTCATCGAGATCAAACCACGACTGACTATTTTGGCACGTGCTTTGACAGGAAAACCAATCGAAATTTTCCCTGCCGAACGGGAAGGAGGTTATAAAAACAATAATTTTTTTCTCCCGATTTCTTTTGCAGAATTACCGACCAAAGCCGAAAATCATACTTTTTATCTGTTTCGAATTTTGTTCCTGAGTGTGCAACAACGCTTGAATCTCAATTGGACTTTTGAAGAAAAGGAACAGCCATTATTAGTTTCTCAACAAAAAGCATTGGAATCATCCAGTCAAATTTTGAATATTCTATTTAAAGAATTTGCAATTGACGAACAATTTTATAACGATGCAAAGCGCCACTTTATTCAGAAAGCAACCGAAAAAAAGGTGCCTGATTTCTCATGGCTTTATGGCAAATGGATGCAAAATGAGTTAGAACAGAATACAGAAACAATACTCGAAAATTTTTCTGATAAAGTTAAAAAAGTGAACGAAAATCAGCCTTTAACTACCTTGAAATCATCTGCGGTTGAAGAAGTTAAAACGGTAGAATTAGACAAAAAACAACAGGAAGATTACGTTTTACTTCATAATTTTGAAAAGGTAGAAACGGCCGAAGAGTTCAATGGAACCTGGCGAGATTTTGATGGTTCAGATGAACTCGAAGAGCATCAGGAAGCCTTGGAAGAATTGAATATGAAATTTACTGTTCGTGTTGATGACACAGCGCATTCAGTGTATCAGGCAGATTTTATTGAGAACACTTCTATATCCGAAAGTGCAGAAGTTGATGCCAAAGGATTTCATCTAACTTATGACGAATGGGATAGTAGTAAACGCATTTACAAACAGAATTTTTGTAAAGTATATCCAAAATTACAACAGAAAATAGATCCAAATTATTACAGAAATACGATTACAAAAAACGCTTCTACTTTGTTAGGCTTGCGCAAAATGTTGACCAATGTGAACAACAAGATGCAGCAGCAAAAACGCCAAACCCAAGGCGATGAATTCGATATTGATGCCATCACTGATTTGTATGTAGATGTTCATTCTCAGCGTACGCCTTCGGAAAAAATATACATCTCAAACCGAAAAAAAGAAAAAGATTTATCGATTTTAATTCTGTTAGATATTAGCCTTTCCAGTGATGGCTATGCCGCTGGAAATCGGGTAATTGACGTGGAGAAAGAAGTTTCGATTCTTTTTGGAGAAATCCTGAATGAATTCAATATTGATTTTTCAATTGACAGTTTTTATTCCAAAACGCGCAACTTTTCTACGTATTTAACGGTGAAGGATTTTGACGAAAATTGGAATATCGCCAAGCATAAAATTGGAGCAGTTGAACCGAATGGTTATACCCGAATTGGAGCCGCTTTGCGTCATGCCGGAGCCCGATTGGATAAGCGAAATACTAAAAACAAATGGGTGATTGTGATTTCTGACGGCAAACCTAACGATTATGATAAATACGAAGGGAAGTACGGAATTAACGATGTCAAGCAAGCGCTCAGAGAACTTAATGCTAGAAATATTAATTCGTATGCATTGGCCATCGAAGCCGAAGCGAAATACTATTTGCCACAAATGTTTGGACAAAATCATTATCAAATTTTAACAACACCAGTAGAATTATTACAATCGTTAGTTCGATTGTATGAAAAAATTAAACATCAAAAATAA
- a CDS encoding CbbQ/NirQ/NorQ/GpvN family protein: MLQNTPFYHAVGKEIEVFNHAYANKIPFLLKGPTGTGKSRFVEYMAHILDKKIITISCHEETSSTDLIGRFIIKGAETIWLDGPLTTAVKEGAIIYLDEVAEARPDVIVAIHSLTDHRRELFIDKLGETVKAHNDFMLVASFNPGYQRGFKELKPSTRQRFIAVSFEYPEAKIETDILVNETQIDHDTAKKLVAIGNKIRNLTELGLTETVSTRLLVDAAKIIHSGLPKRLSVHVAVLEPLTDDLQTVEALKDLCNLMI, translated from the coding sequence ATGTTACAAAACACACCATTCTATCATGCCGTTGGCAAAGAAATAGAGGTCTTCAATCACGCCTATGCAAATAAAATTCCTTTTTTGCTAAAAGGGCCAACGGGCACAGGAAAATCCCGTTTTGTGGAATATATGGCGCATATATTAGATAAAAAAATCATCACTATCAGTTGTCATGAAGAAACTTCTTCAACCGATTTAATCGGACGATTTATTATCAAAGGGGCTGAAACCATTTGGCTTGACGGTCCGTTGACGACTGCTGTAAAAGAAGGAGCGATAATTTATCTGGATGAGGTTGCAGAAGCCCGCCCCGATGTGATTGTTGCGATTCACTCTTTGACGGATCACCGCCGCGAATTGTTTATCGATAAATTAGGTGAGACCGTAAAAGCACATAACGATTTTATGCTGGTTGCTTCTTTTAATCCCGGTTATCAAAGAGGTTTTAAAGAACTAAAACCATCTACTCGTCAGCGTTTTATTGCAGTTTCATTTGAATATCCCGAGGCTAAAATTGAAACCGATATTTTAGTTAATGAAACTCAAATTGACCACGACACGGCAAAGAAACTAGTTGCCATTGGAAACAAAATCAGAAATCTAACCGAATTAGGATTAACTGAAACGGTTTCTACACGATTACTGGTCGATGCCGCAAAAATTATTCATAGCGGATTACCTAAAAGATTGTCCGTTCATGTTGCAGTTCTAGAACCCTTGACGGATGATTTGCAAACGGTAGAAGCACTAAAAGATTTGTGTAATTTGATGATCTAG